The sequence below is a genomic window from Desulfallas thermosapovorans DSM 6562.
TGCAAATATCAAAATAACCACCCCCGAGGATATTGCCCTGGCCGAGGCCTTGTTGTAGAATTTTGCCGGTAAGTTAATAAACTTTAAGCCTGACCCCTTTGGAGGTTTTGTTATGCGGGTGGGTATAGGATATGACGTGCACAGGCTGGTGGCCGGGCGGCTACTAGTTTTAGGCGGGGTAGAGGTGCCCTATCACCTGGGTTTGCTGGGTCATTCGGATGCCGATGTGCTGGTTCATGCTGTGATGGATGCCTTGCTGGGGGCCGCCGGTTGTGGTGATATCGGCAAGCTTTTTCCGGATACGGATCAAAAATACCGGGGTATTTCCAGCCTGGTATTGCTCTCCCGGGTGGCGGGTTATCTTGGCGAACGGCTCTGGACGGTAAGTAATGTGGATGCCGTGGTTATTGCCCAGGCCCCTAAAATATCTCCGTATATAGAGCAGATGCGGGTGAATATGGCCCGGGAAATGGGTGTGGCACCGGAGCAGGTCAGTGTTAAAGCCACGACCACCGAGGGTTTGGGGTTTGCCGGGCGGGGCGAGGGTATCGCCGCCCAGGCGGTGGCTTGTATCCGCAGGATAAAATGATTTTAGGTTTACGGGTTGGAGCAGTTGGGTCAAGTACTATT
It includes:
- the ispF gene encoding 2-C-methyl-D-erythritol 2,4-cyclodiphosphate synthase, which produces MRVGIGYDVHRLVAGRLLVLGGVEVPYHLGLLGHSDADVLVHAVMDALLGAAGCGDIGKLFPDTDQKYRGISSLVLLSRVAGYLGERLWTVSNVDAVVIAQAPKISPYIEQMRVNMAREMGVAPEQVSVKATTTEGLGFAGRGEGIAAQAVACIRRIK